The following proteins are encoded in a genomic region of Bubalus kerabau isolate K-KA32 ecotype Philippines breed swamp buffalo chromosome 13, PCC_UOA_SB_1v2, whole genome shotgun sequence:
- the LOC129625194 gene encoding tyrosine-protein phosphatase non-receptor type substrate 1-like, whose protein sequence is ITALCLPPGAAGEGELQVIQPERSVSVAAGETATLHCTVTSLSPVGPIKWFKGTGPGREFIYSQKEVPFPRVTHVADYTKRNNMDFSIRITNITPADTGVYYCVKFRKEERGDVEFKSGPGTHLTVSAKPSPPVVSGPAVRATPEQTVSFTCTSHGFSPRNISLIWFKDGNELSASQTSVDPEEDNVSYSINSTTKVLLTTGDVHSQVICEVAHVTLQGGPPLRGTANLSETIRVPPTLELTAYPTTENQVNVTCQVNKFYPPHLQLTWLENGNMSRTEAASIRVENKDGTFNQTSWLLVNSSAHREAVVLTCQVEHDGQPAVSKNYTLEVSAPQKHQGTHELPVCLPPRLSIHIRNINPVDVGIYYSVKFWKRSPEDMKFESGFGTQLTISDP, encoded by the exons ATAACTGCTTTGTGTCTTCCTCCAGGAGCAGCAGGTGAGGGGGAGCTGCAGGTGATTCAGCCTGAGAGGTCAGTGTCAGTTGCAGCAGGAGAGACGGCCACTCTGCACTGCACCGTGACCTCCCTGAGCCCCGTGGGGCCCATCAAGTGGTTCAAGGGAACTGGACCAGGTCGGGAGTTCATCTACAGTCAAAAAGAAGTCCCCTTCCCCAGAGTAACACATGTTGCAGATTACACAAAGAGAAACAACATGGACTTTTCCATCCGCATCACTAACATCACCCCAGCAGACACTGGTGTCTACTACTGTGTGAAGTTCCGGAAAGAAGAACGTGGTGACGTGGAGTTTAAGTCTGGACCAGGCACTCATCTCACTGTGAGCG CCAAGCCCTCTCCGCCCGTGGTATCTGGCCCTGCAGTGAGGGCTACACCTGAGCAGACAGTGAGCTTCACCTGCACATCCCACGGCTTCTCCCCCAGAAACATCTCCCTGATATGGTTCAAAGATGGCAATGAGCTGTCAGCCTCCCAGACCAGCGTGGACCCAGAGGAAGACAACGTTTCCTACAGCATCAACAGCACAACTAAAGTGCTGCTGACCACAGGAGATGTTCACTCCCAGGTCATCTGCGAGGTGGCCCATGTCACCCTGCAGGGGGGCCCTCCTCTCCGTGGGACTGCCAACTTGTCTGAGACCATCCGAG TTCCACCCACTCTGGAGCTTACTGCATACCCCACAACGGAGAATCAGGTGAACGTCACCTGCCAGGTGAACAAGTTCTACCCCCCGCACCTACAGCTGACCTGGCTGGAGAACGGAAACATGTCCCGAACAGAAGCAGCCTCAATCCGCGTAGAGAACAAGGACGGGACCTTTAACCAGACGAGCTGGCTCCTGGTGaactcctctgcccacagggagGCTGTGGTGCTCACCTGCCAGGTGGAGCATGACGGGCAGCCGGCGGTCTCCAAAAACTATACCCTGGAGGTCTCTGCTCCCCAGAAGCATCAGGGCACCCATGAACTTCCTG TCTGTCTCCCGCCTAGACTTTCCATCCACATCAGGAACATCAACCCAGTAGACGTTGGCATCTACTACTCTGTGAAATTCTGGAAGAGGAGCCCTGAGGACATGAAGTTTGAGTCTGGTTTTGGCACACAGTTGACC ATCTCAGATCCCTAG